One Methanohalophilus mahii DSM 5219 genomic window carries:
- a CDS encoding hydroxymethylglutaryl-CoA synthase: protein MSVGIVSYGTYIPKYRIKVEDIAKVWGDNADILSAGLMVNEKSVPDLDEDTVTIAVEASRAAICRSSLDPSRIGAIYTGSESHPYAVKPTSTIVAEAVEATPEMTAADLEFACKAGSAGIQACMGLVQSGMADLGLAIGSDVSQGAPGDALEYTAAAGGAAYIIGNKEEEMVAIIEDTYSFTTDTPDFWRREGMPYPEHGGRFTGEPGYFKHVLGAAKGLMNKLGTSAEDYDYAVFHQPNGKFPSRVAKMLGFSKEKIAPGLLVTRLGNTYSGSCLMGIAATLDQAKPGDRIFATAFGSGAGADAFSFRVTDKIDKIRDKAPRVEELLANPVYMDYAMYAKHKGKIKRS, encoded by the coding sequence ATGAGCGTAGGGATTGTTTCATACGGTACATATATCCCCAAATACAGGATAAAAGTGGAGGATATAGCGAAGGTATGGGGTGATAATGCAGATATACTCAGTGCAGGCCTCATGGTGAATGAAAAATCCGTCCCGGATCTGGATGAGGATACTGTAACAATTGCGGTAGAGGCTTCAAGGGCTGCAATTTGTCGCAGCAGTCTAGATCCTTCCAGGATAGGAGCGATATATACGGGTTCTGAAAGTCATCCCTATGCGGTCAAACCCACCAGTACAATAGTGGCTGAAGCGGTTGAAGCGACCCCTGAGATGACCGCAGCGGATCTTGAATTTGCCTGTAAGGCAGGAAGTGCCGGTATACAGGCATGCATGGGATTGGTACAATCCGGTATGGCAGATCTGGGGCTTGCGATAGGTTCGGACGTATCACAGGGTGCACCCGGAGATGCGCTGGAATATACCGCTGCTGCTGGCGGTGCGGCTTATATTATAGGCAACAAAGAAGAAGAAATGGTGGCAATCATCGAAGACACCTATTCTTTTACGACCGATACTCCTGATTTCTGGAGACGTGAGGGTATGCCTTATCCCGAACACGGTGGGCGTTTCACCGGAGAACCCGGTTATTTCAAACACGTCCTGGGTGCCGCAAAAGGCCTGATGAATAAACTTGGCACCTCAGCTGAGGATTACGATTATGCAGTATTCCATCAACCCAATGGTAAGTTCCCCTCAAGGGTGGCAAAAATGCTGGGATTCAGTAAGGAAAAAATTGCTCCCGGCCTTTTGGTCACAAGATTGGGTAATACTTATTCCGGTTCATGCCTGATGGGTATTGCAGCTACTCTTGATCAGGCAAAGCCCGGAGACAGGATATTTGCCACAGCCTTTGGTTCTGGTGCAGGAGCAGATGCCTTCAGTTTCAGGGTAACGGACAAGATCGACAAGATAAGGGATAAAGCTCCCCGGGTAGAGGAATTGCTTGCAAATCCTGTCTACATGGATTATGCAATGTATGCAAAGCATAAAGGCAAGATAAAAAGGTCGTGA
- a CDS encoding ABC transporter ATP-binding protein, with protein MILRVDNASYSYDGKKNVFEDISFFLKKGETLCILGPNGIGKSTLLKCLGNVLKLSEGSVLIDGNDISSMSRTEIAQKIGYVPQSDQSVFPFSVLDFVMLGRAPHLPFFSSPGEKDLRIAGNAISKVGISHLRDRPVTEVSGGERQLALIARALAQEPEILLLDEPTSHLDFGNQVRVLNLIERLTSQGTSVIMSTHFPDHGFIGSKNVAIMLENDFIEQGTAEEVITKENMALAYGVDVAIDHVSSIQRNVCLPL; from the coding sequence ATGATATTAAGAGTAGACAATGCTTCATATTCGTATGATGGGAAGAAGAATGTATTTGAGGATATTTCCTTTTTTTTAAAAAAGGGTGAGACTTTATGCATACTTGGTCCCAATGGGATTGGTAAATCCACATTGCTAAAATGTCTCGGCAATGTATTAAAATTAAGTGAGGGCAGCGTCCTTATTGATGGGAATGATATCTCTTCTATGAGCAGGACTGAGATTGCCCAAAAGATAGGTTACGTTCCACAGTCTGATCAATCGGTATTTCCTTTTTCTGTACTGGATTTTGTAATGCTTGGCAGGGCGCCTCATCTTCCCTTTTTCTCATCTCCGGGAGAAAAGGACCTCCGGATTGCCGGGAATGCCATCAGTAAAGTGGGAATCTCCCATTTGAGGGACAGGCCTGTTACAGAAGTAAGCGGTGGCGAAAGACAACTTGCTTTAATTGCAAGGGCTCTGGCACAGGAGCCGGAAATTTTGCTTCTGGATGAACCTACATCCCATCTGGATTTCGGGAATCAGGTACGTGTTCTGAACCTTATTGAAAGGCTTACCTCTCAGGGAACTTCTGTAATTATGAGCACTCACTTTCCGGATCATGGTTTTATAGGCTCTAAGAATGTAGCGATAATGCTCGAGAACGATTTCATAGAACAGGGGACCGCTGAAGAAGTAATTACAAAAGAGAACATGGCCCTTGCATATGGTGTCGATGTAGCTATCGATCATGTCAGTTCCATACAGAGAAATGTATGTCTTCCTCTTTAA
- a CDS encoding phosphoadenosine phosphosulfate reductase domain-containing protein, whose product MSQPVFHGDLLLQWCHSCNVAVLGKKCACGAECVKVNVTPPGDIRPAFLHDIEHINRISKQQFNNPLLDTDRIVLLNKAPYEDRMDEVIVDGEVIASIRYEIGKLEWVLLPRLEAARRIMAGKENLTGYVTIEDDVKIFLHKGANLLAPGVLDADSGIQKNDEVIIITTAGEVVATGRARMDGQEMMEAQKGTAVKPRWKEDTTSKVNDRKPSCWDDVIRANRFIMDEAIGQAHDFIQKTIKKEELPISVSYSGGKDSLAVVQLVDECVGDYDIMFADTGLEFPETLENIDHVGELYSKDVRSISVGEAFWDSIDAFGPPAVEMRWCCKICKLGPLSQLIKENYDKGCLTFVGQRKYESTTRARSNRVWKNPWVGNQTAASPIQDWTALHIWLYIFMNELPYNPLYEKGFDRMGCWLCPSSSLGDLKRLKETHPHYEEKLMKHLYAYADKTGIDKEWADYGFWRWKSLPANIKKIAEELGINTAPTRYDPNKLTFTSSVGHRPCTTGEMTAEGSFSTVLDMEKIRKSGMLLAIGEVKYTDEMAMITRKKDTAQVFATGSVRVRASSKSDAGKLLRDTESSIRRALGCTGCGVCIGKCPHNAIRIENKIAYIGDKCTHCGKCIEVCPVVKFIRD is encoded by the coding sequence ATGTCACAACCTGTATTCCATGGAGATTTGCTGCTGCAATGGTGCCACAGCTGCAATGTAGCCGTCCTTGGCAAAAAATGTGCCTGTGGGGCCGAATGTGTAAAAGTAAATGTCACACCCCCCGGAGATATAAGACCGGCTTTTCTGCACGACATCGAACACATAAACAGGATATCAAAACAACAGTTCAATAATCCGCTTCTTGACACGGACAGGATCGTGCTGCTCAACAAAGCACCCTACGAAGACCGCATGGATGAAGTTATCGTTGACGGCGAAGTAATTGCAAGCATACGTTATGAGATAGGCAAACTTGAGTGGGTACTTCTCCCCCGACTGGAAGCCGCTCGCAGGATTATGGCAGGCAAAGAAAATCTTACAGGTTACGTAACCATCGAGGACGATGTGAAAATATTCCTGCACAAAGGTGCAAACCTGCTTGCCCCGGGAGTACTGGATGCGGATTCGGGAATACAGAAAAATGACGAGGTAATAATAATAACCACTGCCGGAGAAGTAGTTGCTACAGGCCGTGCTCGAATGGATGGCCAGGAAATGATGGAAGCCCAAAAAGGCACTGCAGTTAAGCCCCGGTGGAAAGAGGATACGACTTCAAAAGTCAATGACAGAAAACCTTCATGCTGGGACGATGTTATCCGTGCAAACCGATTCATTATGGATGAAGCAATTGGACAAGCCCACGATTTCATCCAGAAAACCATTAAAAAAGAGGAACTGCCCATATCCGTATCTTATTCCGGAGGCAAGGACAGTCTTGCAGTAGTCCAGCTTGTGGATGAATGTGTCGGGGATTATGACATAATGTTTGCCGACACCGGGCTTGAATTCCCTGAAACCCTGGAAAACATCGACCATGTGGGTGAATTATATTCAAAGGATGTCAGATCCATAAGTGTCGGTGAAGCCTTCTGGGATTCAATCGATGCTTTCGGCCCGCCTGCTGTGGAGATGCGCTGGTGCTGCAAAATATGCAAACTCGGCCCCCTAAGCCAGTTGATAAAAGAGAATTATGATAAAGGCTGCCTGACCTTTGTAGGCCAGCGCAAATATGAATCAACAACCCGGGCCCGTAGTAATCGTGTCTGGAAAAATCCCTGGGTGGGTAACCAGACCGCAGCCTCACCGATACAGGACTGGACTGCCCTGCATATATGGCTCTACATATTCATGAATGAGTTGCCCTACAATCCCCTCTATGAGAAAGGATTTGACAGAATGGGATGCTGGTTATGTCCTTCGTCGTCGCTGGGGGATCTCAAACGCCTGAAAGAAACACATCCGCATTATGAAGAAAAACTGATGAAACATTTGTATGCCTATGCCGATAAAACCGGCATCGATAAAGAGTGGGCTGATTATGGATTCTGGCGATGGAAATCGCTCCCTGCCAACATTAAAAAAATTGCAGAGGAATTGGGAATTAATACTGCTCCCACAAGATACGACCCTAACAAATTGACATTCACCTCAAGTGTGGGCCATCGGCCCTGCACCACCGGAGAAATGACAGCTGAGGGAAGTTTCTCCACAGTCCTTGATATGGAAAAAATAAGGAAAAGCGGCATGTTGCTTGCTATTGGTGAAGTAAAGTATACAGACGAGATGGCAATGATCACCCGGAAAAAGGATACAGCACAGGTATTTGCCACAGGGTCGGTAAGAGTCAGGGCATCCTCCAAGTCCGATGCCGGAAAGCTCCTCAGGGACACAGAGAGCTCAATACGCCGCGCCCTGGGATGTACAGGATGCGGAGTCTGTATCGGCAAATGTCCCCACAATGCAATCCGGATAGAAAACAAAATTGCCTATATCGGAGATAAGTGCACCCATTGCGGCAAATGTATCGAGGTGTGTCCTGTGGTGAAATTTATACGGGACTAA
- the cas4 gene encoding CRISPR-associated protein Cas4, producing MFCETNSNVSEVVLYTKCPRKIYFTSRNEVISNEIEKPYIRHLLLKELALSCAEIAVSKQEILPLLQKRVEEIVQEIITIYSDELEHIDENQFKDALEDVYEVLPAIAGNLKNQFDEEMIELIKPVEIEPLMHSDKLNLSGAPSAIICSDKQKIPMLIKTGNAPMQGVWKNDRIPLAAYSILTEERYDQPVNSAVLFYASQGQARSVRIRPAERREVLNILKRIEKIKEGKMPQAKRGKLCGYCPYEQMCQSQGDSLASKFF from the coding sequence ATGTTCTGCGAAACAAATTCCAATGTTTCGGAAGTGGTTCTCTACACGAAGTGCCCCCGCAAGATATACTTTACCAGCAGGAATGAAGTAATATCAAATGAAATTGAAAAACCTTACATCCGTCATTTGCTGCTAAAAGAACTGGCTCTTTCCTGTGCAGAGATTGCCGTATCAAAGCAGGAAATACTCCCACTTCTGCAAAAGCGGGTCGAAGAGATTGTACAGGAAATAATAACCATTTATTCCGACGAATTGGAGCACATCGATGAAAACCAATTCAAAGATGCATTGGAAGATGTATACGAAGTTTTGCCTGCAATAGCGGGCAATTTAAAGAACCAATTCGATGAAGAAATGATCGAATTAATAAAACCCGTTGAAATCGAACCCCTGATGCATTCGGATAAATTAAACTTAAGTGGTGCACCATCGGCAATCATCTGTTCCGATAAACAGAAGATTCCCATGCTCATAAAAACCGGTAATGCCCCAATGCAGGGTGTTTGGAAAAATGACCGGATACCTCTGGCAGCCTATTCCATACTTACAGAAGAAAGATACGACCAACCGGTAAATTCCGCAGTTCTTTTTTATGCCTCGCAGGGCCAGGCAAGATCTGTGAGAATTCGCCCAGCTGAGCGCAGGGAGGTTCTTAATATCCTCAAACGAATTGAAAAGATAAAGGAAGGAAAGATGCCACAGGCAAAGCGGGGAAAGCTCTGTGGATACTGTCCATACGAACAGATGTGTCAATCACAGGGCGATTCACTGGCTTCAAAGTTCTTCTGA
- a CDS encoding helix-turn-helix domain-containing protein, whose product MTEDASKENLRHRLAEKMAGEITLSDKPGEALKKWRLNFEIAQTDISSYLGVSPSVISDYESGRRKSPGTLIVSKIVDALINIDSESGGHKIHAYEGMLYSDKASKAVYATYEYTYPMQLAKLATLIEADVANRGVEKPLYGFTVVDSKKAILELSSHEFQKLYGWSTERAMIFTKVSTGKSPMVAIRVTNLKPAAVVLHGLSIRDVDPMAKKMAEVDRIPLLATTMDLDELIEALKHYSQYQVME is encoded by the coding sequence ATGACCGAGGATGCATCAAAGGAGAACTTACGTCACCGCCTGGCTGAAAAAATGGCCGGTGAGATCACTCTTTCGGATAAGCCCGGGGAGGCTCTGAAAAAATGGAGACTCAATTTCGAGATAGCCCAGACTGATATATCTTCATATCTGGGTGTTTCGCCATCTGTTATAAGTGATTATGAAAGTGGAAGGCGAAAGTCTCCGGGAACCCTTATCGTCAGCAAGATAGTGGATGCTTTGATAAATATTGATTCAGAAAGCGGAGGCCACAAGATACATGCCTATGAAGGCATGCTGTACAGTGATAAGGCATCAAAAGCGGTCTATGCAACTTACGAATACACATATCCAATGCAGCTTGCAAAACTGGCCACTCTAATTGAGGCGGATGTGGCCAACCGGGGTGTGGAAAAACCCCTGTATGGTTTTACGGTGGTAGACAGCAAGAAGGCAATTCTTGAATTGTCTTCCCATGAATTCCAGAAACTTTATGGATGGAGCACAGAACGTGCCATGATATTCACTAAAGTGTCTACAGGGAAATCCCCCATGGTGGCAATCAGGGTCACCAACCTAAAACCCGCAGCCGTGGTTCTGCACGGCCTTAGTATCAGGGATGTGGATCCGATGGCCAAAAAAATGGCAGAAGTTGACAGGATCCCCTTACTGGCAACGACTATGGACCTTGATGAATTGATCGAGGCATTAAAGCATTACAGTCAATATCAGGTAATGGAATGA